One region of Streptomyces sp. CG4 genomic DNA includes:
- a CDS encoding flavoprotein, translated as MTEQAEQPFLYVVVCAAGIAAGVGKLITAAQERDWQVGVIATPVAMGGFFDAAAVEAQTGRPVRSAWRRPADPRPFPPPDAVLVAPATFNTVNKWAAGIADTLALGTLCEAAGAGVPIAVLPCVADALAAHPAYQDSLARLRGMGVRFGAAYNGEARPDGGRPGFAWERALDLL; from the coding sequence ATGACCGAACAGGCCGAGCAGCCCTTCCTCTACGTCGTCGTGTGCGCGGCCGGGATCGCCGCGGGCGTCGGCAAGCTGATCACCGCGGCCCAGGAGCGGGACTGGCAGGTCGGTGTCATCGCCACGCCGGTCGCCATGGGCGGTTTCTTCGACGCCGCGGCCGTGGAGGCACAGACGGGCCGTCCCGTCCGGTCGGCCTGGCGCAGACCGGCCGACCCCCGCCCCTTCCCGCCGCCGGACGCCGTCTTGGTGGCACCCGCCACCTTCAACACCGTCAACAAGTGGGCGGCCGGCATCGCCGACACCCTCGCCCTCGGCACCCTGTGCGAGGCCGCGGGCGCGGGCGTACCGATCGCCGTGCTGCCCTGTGTGGCCGACGCGCTGGCCGCCCACCCCGCCTACCAGGACAGCCTGGCCCGGCTGCGCGGGATGGGCGTCCGCTTCGGCGCCGCGTACAACGGCGAAGCCCGGCCGGACGGCGGTCGGCCGGGCTTCGCCTGGGAGCGGGCGCTGGACCTGCTCTGA
- a CDS encoding ferredoxin has protein sequence MHIDIDKDLCIGAGQCALAAPSVFTQDDDGFSALLPGREDGAGDPMVREAARACPVSAIRLSEPAG, from the coding sequence ATGCACATCGACATCGACAAGGACCTCTGTATCGGCGCGGGCCAGTGCGCCCTGGCCGCTCCGAGCGTCTTCACCCAGGACGACGACGGCTTCAGCGCCCTGCTGCCCGGACGCGAGGACGGCGCCGGCGACCCGATGGTCCGGGAGGCGGCCCGCGCCTGCCCGGTGAGCGCGATCAGGCTGTCGGAACCGGCCGGCTGA
- a CDS encoding cytochrome P450, producing the protein MTELTDITGPAAQADPVAFPQDRTCPYHPPTGYQTLRDGRPLSRVTLFDGREVWAVTGHATARALLSDPRLSSNRSHPGFPVPSERFAGVRDRRVALLGVDDPEHNRQRRLMIPSFTVKRAAGLRPWIQRTVDRLLDAMIAQGPPAELVSAFALPVPSIVICGLLGVPYADHEFFEEQSRRLLRGPTAADSTNARDRLDEYLGGLIDDKARQTEPGHGILDELVHGRLRDGDLDRAELVSLAVILLVAGHETTANMISLGTYTLLQHPGRLAELRADPGLLPEAVEELMRMLSIAEGLQRVALADIEIDGTTIRAGEGVLFSTSVINRDPARYEDPDALDFHRPARHHVAFGFGIHQCLGQNLARAELEIALGSLLARLPRLRLAVPADEVRFKRGDTIQGMLELPVTW; encoded by the coding sequence ATGACGGAACTGACGGACATCACCGGCCCGGCGGCCCAGGCCGACCCCGTCGCCTTCCCGCAGGACCGCACCTGTCCCTACCACCCGCCCACCGGATACCAGACGCTGCGCGACGGGCGCCCCCTGTCCCGCGTGACCCTGTTCGACGGCCGCGAGGTCTGGGCCGTCACCGGACACGCCACCGCCCGCGCCCTGCTCTCCGACCCCCGCCTGTCGAGCAACCGCAGCCATCCCGGCTTTCCCGTCCCCTCCGAGCGGTTCGCCGGCGTTCGTGACCGCCGGGTGGCGCTGCTCGGGGTGGACGATCCCGAACACAACCGGCAGCGGCGGCTCATGATCCCGTCGTTCACCGTCAAACGTGCGGCCGGGCTGCGGCCGTGGATCCAGCGGACCGTGGACCGGCTGCTGGACGCGATGATCGCCCAGGGGCCGCCGGCCGAGCTGGTCTCCGCCTTTGCCCTGCCCGTGCCCTCGATCGTGATCTGCGGCCTGCTCGGAGTGCCGTACGCCGATCACGAGTTCTTCGAGGAGCAGTCCCGCAGGCTGCTGCGCGGCCCCACGGCGGCCGACTCCACCAACGCCCGTGACCGCCTGGACGAGTACCTCGGAGGGCTGATCGACGACAAGGCGCGGCAGACCGAACCGGGCCACGGCATCCTCGACGAACTCGTCCACGGCCGGCTGCGCGACGGCGACCTGGACCGCGCCGAACTCGTCTCGCTGGCCGTCATCCTGCTGGTCGCGGGCCATGAGACGACCGCCAACATGATCTCCCTCGGCACCTACACCCTGCTCCAGCACCCCGGCCGGCTGGCCGAGCTGCGCGCCGACCCGGGGCTGTTGCCCGAGGCCGTCGAGGAGCTGATGCGGATGCTGTCCATCGCGGAGGGGCTGCAGCGGGTGGCGCTGGCAGACATCGAGATCGACGGCACCACGATCCGGGCCGGCGAGGGCGTGCTCTTCTCGACCTCGGTGATCAACCGCGATCCGGCCCGGTACGAGGACCCCGACGCCCTGGACTTCCATCGCCCCGCCCGCCACCACGTGGCCTTCGGCTTCGGGATCCACCAGTGCCTCGGGCAGAACCTGGCCCGCGCCGAGCTGGAGATCGCCCTGGGCAGCCTGCTGGCCCGGCTGCCGCGACTGCGACTGGCCGTCCCGGCCGACGAGGTCCGCTTCAAGCGCGGCGACACGATCCAGGGGATGCTGGAACTCCCCGTGACCTGGTAA
- a CDS encoding nitroreductase family deazaflavin-dependent oxidoreductase — protein MPLEGEYEPSPTQWVREQVELYESSGGTKGTTLLDTGLPVIVLTTRGARSGKIRKTPLMRVEHEGTYAVVASQGGAPKHPVWYFNIISDPHVELQDGPVKQDMRAREVTGEEKTRWWERAVAAYPPYADYQKKTSREIPVFVLEPFAGS, from the coding sequence ATGCCTCTTGAGGGCGAGTACGAGCCCAGCCCGACGCAGTGGGTGCGCGAGCAGGTCGAGTTGTACGAGAGCTCCGGCGGGACGAAGGGAACGACGCTCCTGGACACCGGGCTTCCGGTGATCGTGCTGACCACGCGGGGCGCGCGGAGCGGGAAGATCCGCAAGACGCCGTTGATGCGGGTGGAGCACGAGGGGACGTACGCGGTGGTCGCCTCGCAGGGCGGCGCGCCCAAGCACCCGGTGTGGTACTTCAATATCATCTCCGATCCGCATGTCGAGCTGCAGGACGGACCGGTCAAGCAGGACATGAGGGCCCGTGAGGTCACCGGCGAGGAGAAGACCCGGTGGTGGGAGCGGGCCGTCGCCGCGTATCCGCCGTACGCCGACTACCAGAAGAAGACCTCGCGGGAGATCCCGGTCTTCGTGCTGGAGCCCTTCGCGGGGAGCTGA
- a CDS encoding pyridoxamine 5'-phosphate oxidase family protein, translating to MTPPPARTLAERLKDTLHRLEHDVDVWVATAAPDGGTPYLVPLSFVWDGATLLIATPAESPTGRNLVATGRARLGLGPTRDVVLIEGTVQAVTPEDLPEEDAEVFAGQTGFDPRQLATRYLYFRVLPQRVQAWREANELKGRELMRNGAWVSAP from the coding sequence ATGACCCCACCGCCCGCCCGCACCCTCGCGGAGCGCCTGAAGGACACCCTCCACCGGCTGGAGCACGACGTCGACGTCTGGGTCGCCACCGCCGCTCCCGACGGCGGCACCCCCTATCTCGTGCCCCTGTCCTTCGTGTGGGACGGCGCGACCTTGCTGATCGCCACCCCGGCCGAGAGCCCCACCGGCCGCAACCTCGTGGCCACCGGCCGGGCCCGCCTCGGCCTCGGCCCGACCCGCGACGTCGTCCTGATCGAGGGCACCGTCCAGGCGGTCACCCCGGAGGACCTCCCCGAGGAGGACGCCGAGGTCTTCGCCGGCCAGACCGGCTTCGACCCGCGCCAACTCGCCACCCGCTACCTGTACTTCAGAGTCCTCCCGCAGCGCGTCCAGGCCTGGCGAGAGGCGAACGAACTGAAGGGCCGCGAGCTCATGCGCAACGGAGCGTGGGTGAGCGCTCCATAA
- a CDS encoding TetR/AcrR family transcriptional regulator: MTDRVVPPAARQRRRPTKQGVVLSEELIVATALRLIEEHGADALSVRRLGRALGADPSSLYRYFRHTDALMLAIADELIGRTLRTWRPTGDWVADLRELGLRMHAGALAHPRAAMLSAHRVTGRAHEIQAVESILGVLRRAGFPDPEAVRIYHAFVDQSLAFGALDSAGTALPQPAREAEAEVWRSTYGRLPADTHPHIAATAPHLVATMRASSYPAALELLLTAARTRLDHLRARTQA, from the coding sequence ATGACCGACCGTGTCGTCCCGCCCGCCGCCCGGCAGCGCCGCCGCCCCACCAAACAGGGTGTCGTCCTGTCCGAGGAGCTGATCGTCGCCACCGCCCTGCGGCTCATCGAGGAGCACGGCGCCGACGCCCTCTCCGTGCGCCGCCTCGGCCGGGCCCTCGGCGCCGACCCCAGCTCCCTGTACCGGTACTTCCGGCACACCGACGCCCTGATGCTGGCCATCGCCGACGAACTGATCGGCCGCACCCTCAGGACCTGGCGGCCGACCGGCGACTGGGTGGCCGACCTGCGCGAACTCGGCCTGCGCATGCACGCCGGCGCCCTCGCCCACCCGCGGGCGGCGATGCTCAGCGCCCACCGCGTCACCGGGCGCGCCCATGAGATCCAGGCCGTGGAGAGCATCCTCGGCGTGTTGCGCCGGGCCGGGTTCCCGGACCCGGAGGCGGTGCGCATCTATCACGCGTTCGTCGACCAGTCCCTCGCCTTCGGCGCCCTGGACTCCGCGGGCACCGCCCTGCCGCAGCCGGCGCGCGAGGCGGAGGCGGAGGTGTGGCGCAGCACCTACGGCCGCCTGCCCGCCGACACCCACCCGCACATCGCGGCCACCGCCCCCCATCTCGTCGCCACCATGCGCGCCAGCTCCTACCCGGCCGCCCTCGAACTGCTCCTGACGGCCGCCCGGACACGCCTCGACCACCTGCGCGCGCGGACCCAGGCCTGA
- a CDS encoding APC family permease, which translates to MSDRPFGVDPPARPELRRSLSVLDGVAVAASSTAATTSIGIGLGVTAGVVGPHLPAIMLLAFLPVLGIAGAFSRLNRVEPNAGNGYVWVGRSLSPWLGFMVGWVNFVASVAFLAYTTAVTGSALLQLAGEAGLHRIGSLGLDPGSTAQTTAVGIVVLVAVTLTAVTGVRTAARLQTGLLVFEYVVLLGFCGYGIVTGPHSFSLSWFDPFAIPSATAVAQGLLLSVFCYWGFEAAFTVNEEVRDPRDASRAGIITLVTMLGLFLLGSVAFQRVLSPKELAGHGAQGLAYYGDRLAAQPLAALPLVALMFSAVASLQAGVIPTARGMFAMSRDRTLGPVWSKVSARYGTPAAGTLLIGALAVVVAAGALVIPRLADMIDAVVNAVGIVVALSYALTALAAAVRFRALLREDWRQGVRAVLLPTLSAVALLGLGGYLCRSFYDSADHLELRADNGWFLLLMPVAMIASGFVVGAWAKWVRRSPYFRTGAGTDADSPELLTTSN; encoded by the coding sequence ATGAGCGACAGACCCTTCGGAGTGGATCCCCCCGCGCGGCCCGAGCTGCGCAGGTCCCTGAGCGTGCTGGACGGCGTCGCCGTCGCCGCCTCCAGCACGGCCGCCACGACCAGCATCGGCATCGGGCTGGGGGTGACCGCAGGCGTGGTCGGCCCGCATCTGCCGGCCATCATGCTGCTGGCGTTCCTGCCCGTCCTCGGCATCGCCGGGGCCTTCTCGCGGCTGAACCGGGTGGAGCCGAACGCGGGCAACGGCTATGTGTGGGTGGGCCGTTCGCTCAGCCCGTGGCTCGGGTTCATGGTCGGCTGGGTGAACTTCGTGGCGAGCGTGGCGTTCCTCGCGTACACCACGGCGGTCACCGGGTCGGCGCTGCTGCAGCTGGCCGGGGAGGCGGGCCTGCACCGGATCGGCTCGCTCGGTCTCGATCCGGGCTCGACCGCGCAGACGACGGCGGTGGGGATCGTCGTCCTGGTCGCCGTCACCCTGACCGCCGTGACCGGGGTGCGCACGGCGGCCCGGCTGCAGACCGGGCTGCTGGTCTTCGAGTACGTCGTCCTGCTGGGGTTCTGCGGCTACGGCATCGTCACCGGGCCGCACTCCTTCAGCCTCTCCTGGTTCGACCCGTTCGCGATCCCCTCGGCGACCGCGGTGGCGCAGGGGCTGCTGCTGTCGGTCTTCTGCTACTGGGGTTTCGAGGCCGCGTTCACCGTCAACGAGGAGGTGCGCGACCCGCGGGACGCCTCCCGGGCCGGGATCATCACGCTGGTGACGATGCTCGGGCTGTTCCTGCTGGGCTCGGTCGCCTTCCAACGGGTGCTGTCCCCCAAGGAGTTGGCAGGTCACGGCGCGCAGGGGCTCGCGTACTACGGGGACCGGCTGGCGGCCCAGCCGCTGGCCGCGCTGCCGCTGGTCGCCCTGATGTTCTCGGCGGTGGCCTCGCTGCAGGCCGGGGTCATCCCGACGGCACGCGGGATGTTCGCGATGAGCCGGGACCGTACCCTCGGGCCGGTGTGGTCCAAGGTCAGCGCCCGGTACGGGACTCCGGCGGCCGGGACGCTGCTGATCGGGGCGCTGGCCGTCGTGGTGGCAGCGGGGGCGCTGGTGATCCCGCGCCTGGCCGACATGATCGACGCGGTCGTGAACGCCGTCGGTATCGTCGTCGCCCTGTCCTACGCACTGACCGCGCTGGCGGCCGCCGTACGCTTCCGCGCGCTGCTGCGGGAGGACTGGCGGCAGGGCGTGCGCGCGGTGCTGCTGCCGACGCTCAGCGCGGTGGCCCTGCTCGGGCTGGGCGGCTACCTCTGCCGGTCCTTCTACGACTCCGCCGACCACCTCGAACTCCGCGCGGACAACGGCTGGTTCCTGCTGCTCATGCCGGTCGCGATGATCGCCTCCGGGTTCGTGGTCGGCGCCTGGGCCAAGTGGGTCCGCAGATCGCCGTACTTCCGCACCGGCGCGGGCACCGACGCCGACTCCCCCGAGCTGCTCACCACCTCCAACTGA
- a CDS encoding amidohydrolase, translating into MHADLLFTGGPVLTPEGPEGRTATAVAVTGGRITAVGGDELRDLAGPGTEMVDLAGRLLLPGFQDAHIHPVPAGLELTQCDLSGTTTAEETVAAVRAYADAHPEREWILGGGWSMEAFTGGTPTKELLDAVVPDRPVYLPNRDHHGAWVNSRALQLAGVDRNTPDPADGRIERDATGEPSGTLQEGAMQLVGRLTPPATPADRLAALLHAQRHLHALGITAWQDALVGDFLGMDNPAEAYLAAARDGSLTARVVGALWWDRERGAEQIPELVEKRAALSHGRFRAGTVKLMLDGVAENGTAALLDPYLDRCGCATANRGKSFIDPSRLPGYITELDALGFQCHFHALGDRAVRDALDAVEAARAANGPSDTRPHLAHLQVVHPDDVPRFARLGATANIQPLWAAHEPQMDELTIPFLGAERAAWQYPFGALLRSGARLAAGSDWPVSSPDPLQGIHVAVNRVEPGGTASVFLPEERLGLADALMAYTAGSAYVNHLDDTGRVAVGALADLVVLDRDPFAGPPEAIAETTVALTYVGGERVHSAG; encoded by the coding sequence ATGCACGCTGATCTGCTGTTCACCGGCGGCCCCGTCCTCACCCCCGAGGGCCCCGAGGGCCGTACCGCGACCGCCGTCGCCGTCACCGGGGGCCGTATCACCGCCGTCGGCGGCGACGAGCTGCGCGACCTGGCCGGGCCGGGCACGGAGATGGTCGATCTCGCGGGGCGGCTGCTGCTGCCCGGTTTCCAGGACGCGCACATCCATCCGGTGCCGGCGGGGCTGGAGCTGACCCAGTGCGATCTGTCCGGCACGACGACGGCCGAGGAGACCGTGGCCGCCGTACGGGCGTACGCCGACGCGCATCCAGAGCGGGAGTGGATCCTGGGCGGCGGCTGGTCGATGGAGGCGTTCACGGGCGGTACGCCGACGAAGGAGCTGCTGGACGCGGTCGTACCGGACCGGCCGGTGTACCTGCCGAACCGGGACCATCACGGTGCCTGGGTCAACAGCCGGGCGCTCCAGCTGGCCGGTGTCGACCGGAACACCCCCGACCCGGCGGACGGGCGGATCGAGCGGGACGCTACCGGGGAGCCGAGCGGCACGCTGCAGGAGGGTGCGATGCAGTTGGTCGGCAGGCTCACCCCGCCCGCCACGCCGGCCGACCGGCTGGCCGCGCTGCTGCACGCCCAGCGGCATCTGCACGCGCTCGGCATCACCGCCTGGCAGGACGCCCTGGTCGGCGACTTCCTCGGTATGGACAACCCGGCCGAGGCGTATCTCGCGGCGGCGCGGGACGGTTCGCTGACCGCGCGGGTGGTGGGGGCGCTGTGGTGGGACCGGGAACGCGGGGCCGAACAGATCCCCGAACTCGTGGAGAAGCGGGCGGCGTTGAGCCACGGCCGGTTCCGGGCGGGCACGGTGAAGCTGATGCTGGACGGGGTCGCCGAGAACGGCACGGCCGCACTGCTCGACCCCTACCTGGACCGGTGCGGGTGCGCGACCGCCAACCGCGGCAAGAGCTTCATCGACCCGTCCCGACTCCCCGGGTATATCACCGAGTTGGACGCCCTCGGCTTCCAGTGCCACTTCCACGCGCTGGGCGACCGCGCCGTGCGCGACGCACTGGACGCGGTGGAGGCGGCCCGCGCCGCGAACGGGCCGAGCGACACCCGGCCGCATCTCGCGCATCTGCAGGTCGTGCACCCGGACGATGTGCCGCGCTTCGCCCGACTCGGCGCGACCGCCAACATCCAGCCGCTGTGGGCCGCGCACGAGCCGCAGATGGACGAGCTGACGATCCCCTTCCTCGGGGCCGAACGGGCCGCCTGGCAGTACCCGTTCGGGGCGCTGCTGCGCTCGGGGGCGCGGCTCGCGGCAGGCAGCGACTGGCCGGTGAGCAGCCCCGATCCGCTCCAGGGCATCCATGTCGCGGTCAACCGCGTCGAGCCGGGCGGCACCGCATCGGTGTTCCTGCCCGAGGAGCGGCTCGGTCTCGCGGACGCGCTCATGGCGTACACGGCCGGATCGGCGTACGTGAACCATCTGGACGACACCGGCCGGGTGGCCGTCGGGGCGCTCGCCGATCTGGTGGTGCTGGACCGCGATCCGTTC